The genomic stretch AGCGATTTGGCCGGTTTTTCAAATTCCTGTCACAGGCGGCAAACCGGCCTTGGCGCGTTGGAAAACGGCGCTTTCATCGGGGGCCGGATCAGCGGTCACGCGGCCTTTGCCATGCAGGTCGATCAGATGCGCCAGCACGTTGCGTTCTGCCGCCTTTAACAGAATCGGTGACAGGTCAGCATAGACACGCGCGGTGATATCGCGCGGCGTGGCGGGACCGGTTGCAAGCGCGTCGATGATCTGCGCCTCGCGCTGCAAGCGATGGGCGATCAACCCGGCGAGCCGGCCTTGCGGATCAGCCACCGGCGCGCCATGTCCGGGATAGAAACAGCGCGCCGGATGGTCCTGCAACCGGGCGCAAGAGGCCATGAAATCGGTCAGATCCCCATCGGGCGGCGACACGAGCGAGCTGGCCCAACCCATGACATGATCGCCCGAAAACAGCGCGTCATCCCAGGCAAAACACAGGTGATTGCCGATATGGCCGGGGCTGTGGATCGCGGTGATCCTGCCCCAAGCGCCGTGCAGGACCGCGCCATCGCCCAGCAATCTGTCCGGTGCAAAGGTGCTGTCGATCCCTTCGCCGCCCCCCGCCAGCCCGCGCGCGGCAAGTGCGGCCATCACCGCACTGCGCCCCGCTGTCGGCCCGCCAAAGGCGCAGACGTTAGCGCCGGTCGCTGCGGCCAGCGCCGGGGCCAGCGCGCTATGGTCCAGATGGCTGTGTGTGACAAGGATATGATCCACCGGCCGATCCCCGATTGCCGCCAACAGCGCCTCCAGATGCGCGGGGATCGCGGGGCCGGGGTCGATCAGCACGATCCGGTCGCGGCCCAGCAGATAGCTATTGGTGCCCGGCCCGGTCATCGCCGAAGGATTGGGCGCCAGCACCAGCGCCAGATCATCGCGCAGCATCAGGCACTGGCCGGGGCGGGGCGGAAATTCTGCGGCGGCGGTTGTCATCGGCACTTTCCGGCGGGGGCAATGCAAGCTAGCCTTGGCGCATGACATTTCGCTGGATCAAGAACGCAATGCCGCGCGGGATTTACGCCCGTGCCGCGCTGATCCTTGTGTTTCCTGTCGTGTTTTTGCAATTGCTTGTGTCCGTGGTGTTCATTCAGCGCCATTTTGACGGTGTCACGCGGCTGATGACAAGTGCGGTCAATATCGACCTGCAATTTCTGATCGATACCGCCAACGAGGCCGATACCGCAGCCCAGGCCCGCGCAGCGCTGGCGCCTTTGGGGCAGGCGTTGCAGATCAGCACAGCCTTGCCCGCGCCCGCGCCGCCGGCCACCGATATCAACCCATTCGTTGATCTGACGGGGGCCACGGTGATCGACACATTGCGGAGCGGGATCGCGGACTTGCAGGTTGTGTCTTTGGAAGATCGCGGGCGCGTGGCGCTTTGGGTGACGACGCGCCACGGCTTGCTGGAAATGGATCTGTCGCGCAGGCGCATGTCGGCGTCCAATCCGCATCAATTGCTGGTCATCATGGTTGTGA from Yoonia vestfoldensis encodes the following:
- a CDS encoding MBL fold metallo-hydrolase, encoding MTTAAAEFPPRPGQCLMLRDDLALVLAPNPSAMTGPGTNSYLLGRDRIVLIDPGPAIPAHLEALLAAIGDRPVDHILVTHSHLDHSALAPALAAATGANVCAFGGPTAGRSAVMAALAARGLAGGGEGIDSTFAPDRLLGDGAVLHGAWGRITAIHSPGHIGNHLCFAWDDALFSGDHVMGWASSLVSPPDGDLTDFMASCARLQDHPARCFYPGHGAPVADPQGRLAGLIAHRLQREAQIIDALATGPATPRDITARVYADLSPILLKAAERNVLAHLIDLHGKGRVTADPAPDESAVFQRAKAGLPPVTGI